DNA from Pochonia chlamydosporia 170 chromosome Unknown PCv3seq00009, whole genome shotgun sequence:
GAGGTAGTGCAAAGAATGAGGGGAATAGTCGACAAAGCAATACAGGCTGCTCCGcaggctgctgttgcatgGGTTGGCGTTTGCATTGGGTTAGAGGTATAGTCAGCTCTAACGCTTTGAGATTTGCAGAAGGACCTAACTAATACCAGATAGATCATTTCGAAACCAGTCACTGAGGCCCGTAGCAACCGCAAAGGGATCGCCTACGTTCTCTTGAGAATGGATTGGTACTGGAACCTTGCGGATCTCTTGTTAGATGAAAACAAAGCTGTCGAGGCTTCAGCTGGACTTCGCAATGAATTGGAGCGCCATATTTCTCAGCTCTACCAAAGGCTTCTCTTATACCAGATAAAGAGCATCTGTCTTTATCGCCGGAACGAGCTTATCAAGATTAGCAGGGATGTGTTCTCGCGAGATGATTGGGATGGGCAGCTTCGCCATatccaagaagcagaggctGCTATACAAAGAGACGCAGACCAATACAATTCTGCACAGGTTAGAAAATACCTTGACAACCTCGCCACCATTGCAGTCTcccaagaaaagaagctcaatgGTATCCATTCAGCTATCCAGGACCAAACAcagcagcaagagaagaGGTTTCAAGACGAGAAAGACAAGCAGTGCTTGAAGGACCTCTATGAAACTAATCctgacaaggacaaggagcgCATTGAGCATACCAAAGGCGGTTTACTCAGGGACTCTTATCTCTGGATCCTCGACAATGCCGACTTCAAACAATTTCGCAATGATCCGCAGAGTCGACTCCTGTGGATTAAAGGTGATcctggcaaaggcaagactATGCTTTTGTGCGGCATTATCAATGagctgctgaagaagcctGATGAGGTCCTATCCTATTTCTTCTGCCAGGCTACTGTGCCTCAATTACGCAACGCAACATCTGTCCTACGTGGCCTTATGCACCTCCTCTTAGACAAGCGACCGTCACTTATTTCACATTTGCGGGCAAGGTACGATACTACAGGCGAAAAGTTATTTCAAGGCATAAATGTTTGGGGGTCACTGGAAGAGATACTCACGGATATGTTGAAGGATCCAACCTTAACAGATGCTGTCTTCGTGGTTGATGCCTTAGACGAGTGTACCACAGACAGATCTCAGCTTCTTGACTTCATCGTCAAATCATCGTCAACGTCTCACGTGAAGTGGATTGTCTCTAGCCGTAACTGGCCAGAAATTGAAGACAAACTAGACACTGCCGAACAAAAAGTCAGACTACAGCTCGAATTAAATCaaaactccatctccaacgcAATCACCTTCTATATTGACCATAAGGTGGACGAGTTAGGACGGTTCAAGAATTATGATGAAGGCACAAGACATGCTGTCCAACAGTATTTGGCAGAAAATGCTAAAGGCACCTTTCTTTGGGTTGCCTTAGTTTGCCAAGAACTCGCAAAGGTCAAAAAACGACACACACTTGATAAGCTCAGGGCGTTTCCTCCAGATTTGAATTTGCTGTACAGCCAAATGATACAACATATCAACGATTCCGAGGATTCTTCTAATTGCAAACAGATTCTGGCCATCACTTCCGTCGTATATCGGCCTGTTAGCCTTCAAGAGCTAAAGGTTCTTGCTGGGTCGCTCGAAGCCTGTGATCAGGATGAGTTGAGAGAAATTACTAAGTCTTGTGGCTCTTTCTTAACCCTCCAAGATGATATTGTTGAATTTGTGCATCAATCGGCGAAGGATTACCTCCTTAGTGAGGCGACTGACTATATCCTACCTTCTGGCATCTCGGACCAGCACCACGCCATCTTTTTGAGATCATTGAAAACCCTGTCGCAGACACTTAAACGTGATATTTGCGGCCTGGGTGCTCCAGGTTTCCTCATCGATCAGGTTTCGATAACTGATCTCGATATATTAGACCCAATTCGTTACTCTACCACCTACTGGGTCGACCATCTCAGCGATTCGAAATTCACAGAGATAGACCATGATGGCGTTGCACATATCAATGACTTTATTCAAAGGAAATACCTATACTGGCTAGAATCTCTTAGTCTGCTACATTGCATGCCTAAAGGCGTTACAGCTGTGCAGAAGCTTGAAGACATTGCAGTGAGTTAAACTAACAGAGTTGCATTAAGGACGGTCTAACACGTTCCTAGAGTGATACAAAATTGCAGCAACTGGTGGAACTTATTCAGGATGCGCGCCGCTTTATTCTTTCTCACAAACCAGCCATAGAGATCGCTCCGCTGCAGCTCTACGCTTCAGCACTTGTATTCAGCCCCCCTGATAGCCTAGTCAGAGTGCTTTTCAAGAAGGAAGAGCCCAGTTGGGTCACACTAAAGTCAGTTGCGAGAACGAACTGGGGAGAGTGCTTGCAGACGCTCGAGGGCCACGATGACCCGGTGACctcggtggccttctcgcacgactcgAAGCTCGTGGCTTCGGCCTCTGGCGATAAAACAATACGGATCTGGCACGCGGAGacgggcgagtgcacgcAGACGCTCAAGGGCCACGATGACTGGGTGTActcggtggccttctcgcacgactcaAAGCTCGTGGCTTCGGCCTCTGACGATAAAACAATACGGATCTGGCACGCGGAGacgggcgagtgcacgcAGACGCTCgagggccatgatggcccGGTGGCCTCagtggccttctcgcacgactcgAAGCTTGTGGCCTCGGCCTCTCGCGATAAAACAATACGAATCTGGCACGCGGAGACGGGTGAGTGCACGCAGACGCTCaagggccatgatggcccGGTGTActcggtggccttctcgcacgactcgAAGCTCGTGGCCTCGGCCTCTCGCGATG
Protein-coding regions in this window:
- a CDS encoding WD domain, g-beta repeat domain-containing protein, encoding MGSRLFGRITAKFRNPSRTPRPKETAAARPASTHSQTSPPDATPQSTAETTPCLTDSGSSQTLLSSLQERLWNQAYDELKASEPKALDAYETILSNELYPNNIVENEIGKTPDARCQQMQQLVQTGLDRTLKETSIKEGIGECLEVVQRMRGIVDKAIQAAPQAAVAWVGVCIGLEIISKPVTEARSNRKGIAYVLLRMDWYWNLADLLLDENKAVEASAGLRNELERHISQLYQRLLLYQIKSICLYRRNELIKISRDVFSRDDWDGQLRHIQEAEAAIQRDADQYNSAQVRKYLDNLATIAVSQEKKLNGIHSAIQDQTQQQEKRFQDEKDKQCLKDLYETNPDKDKERIEHTKGGLLRDSYLWILDNADFKQFRNDPQSRLLWIKGDPGKGKTMLLCGIINELLKKPDEVLSYFFCQATVPQLRNATSVLRGLMHLLLDKRPSLISHLRARYDTTGEKLFQGINVWGSLEEILTDMLKDPTLTDAVFVVDALDECTTDRSQLLDFIVKSSSTSHVKWIVSSRNWPEIEDKLDTAEQKVRLQLELNQNSISNAITFYIDHKVDELGRFKNYDEGTRHAVQQYLAENAKGTFLWVALVCQELAKVKKRHTLDKLRAFPPDLNLLYSQMIQHINDSEDSSNCKQILAITSVVYRPVSLQELKVLAGSLEACDQDELREITKSCGSFLTLQDDIVEFVHQSAKDYLLSEATDYILPSGISDQHHAIFLRSLKTLSQTLKRDICGLGAPGFLIDQVSITDLDILDPIRYSTTYWVDHLSDSKFTEIDHDGVAHINDFIQRKYLYWLESLSLLHCMPKGVTAVQKLEDIASDTKLQQLVELIQDARRFILSHKPAIEIAPLQLYASALVFSPPDSLVRVLFKKEEPSWVTLKSVARTNWGECLQTLEGHDDPVTSVAFSHDSKLVASASGDKTIRIWHAETGECTQTLKGHDDWVYSVAFSHDSKLVASASDDKTIRIWHAETGECTQTLEGHDGPVASVAFSHDSKLVASASRDKTIRIWHAETGECTQTLKGHDGPVYSVAFSHDSKLVASASRDETIRIWHAETGECTQATNIGVVTTILSFEPESTRLLTTNGSFTILDDTPSIFSSASPPRQLPASALAYSTVCGVSRDKRWLTLNGERALWLPVEFRPRCWAVSESTLSIGCNSGRVMTIGFIQSGTPKVFSR